The region GACTTGCCAACAGAACTCTTTGCTGTGACCGAATCCTGCAGGCGGTGGAACGTTCACGCCGCCGCGAGAACTACTTTTTCGCGGTGATCTTCATGGATCTGGACCGGTTTAAAATTATCAACGACAGTCTCGGTCATAATATAGGTGACAAGCTGTTGGTGGAAGTTTCTAAACGTCTTCTCAAGACGATCCGCGAGCTTGACACTGTTTCCCGTTTCGGGGGCGATGAATTCATCGTTGTGCTCGAAGAATTGGATTCCCCGCGCGAAGGAATCCGCATCATCCGCAGGATTAGGGATTCTTTGAATCATCCTGCTGTGATTAATGGTCATAAGATCAATATAGCTGCCAGCTATGGTGTCCTGCTTAGTCCCACCGATTATGACAAGCCTGAAGAGATTATCCAGAATGCCAATGTTGCGATGCATCAGGCCAAGGAATCGGGTCGGGATAAGATTAAGGTCTTCAATAAACGGATGCTGGAGGAAGCTGTTCAGGCTATGCAGCTTGAGAGTGACCTTCGTGCAGCAATGCTTTCCGGTGAAGAGTTGTATTTGGATTATCAGCCCATTTATTCTTTGAAGAATCAGAGTGTTGTGGGATTTGAGGCTTTAATTCGCTGGAATCATCCAAAACGCGGTCTGGTTATGCCGGGTGAGTTTATTCCCATGGCCGAAGAATCAGGCCTTATTTTTGAGCTGGGCAGCTGGGTCATTACCGAAGCCTGCCGCCAGATGAAAAGCTGGCTTTCTTCATACAAAAATGCAGCCGGTATGCTGATGTCCATCAATATTTCACCGCGTCAATTTTCGCAGCCGTCATTGGTTGATAATATTCTTTCCAATCTGAGTGAATTCGACCTGCCTGCCCATAATCTTAAGGTCGAAATTACCGAGACAGCGATCATGGAACGAGCCAAACAATCCGTAGAGATGCTTAACCGTCTTAAATCTGCGGGTGTGCTGGTTTCTATTGATGATTTCGGCACCGGTTATTCTTCCATGAGCAATCTTCAGGAATTTCCGCTGGATCAACTTAAAATTGATCTCAGTTTTGTAAGAAAGATGAATAACTCTCAGGAAAATCTTGAAATTGTCCGGGCTATTATCAATCTTGCGCATAACCTTGGACTGAACGTTGTGGCGGAAGGCGTGGAAGAGGTTGAACAGCAGCAAACATTATTAGAGCTTGGTTGTGAGTTCGGTCAGGGGTACCTGTTTTCAAAACCGATCAGTCGCATTAAGGCGGAGTCGTTTTTAAATGATAGCAGGTAGCATGATTAATCGTTTGTGATGTTGAGTTCTGGGAATGTTGCTGAATACGCTTATTTCGTTTCAACATAGTCGTAATCCAGACGCAGTATATTTTTTGAATTAAATTTCTCAGGAGTCGGTGTTTTGCCGGCTCCTTTTTTTTATTTGTAGTTAATGATTGTGTAATCAACCAAACATTGTTGCTGAAAAATATTTCTGCATAGCCAAAAAAATGAATAAAGGATATACATGTCCATTAAGTAGTAGTTATCTCATAATATTGTCATAAAAGTTCGGATTCCTGTTGCATGTACGGTATTACCGTGCTAGGGCCGAATTTAGGTCTTGTAAAATATTAATTTACAGTGGCTGTCGTAGAGGTTCACCCGTGTTAAGGGAATTTTAGTAGCGGGTTTTAGAGTCACCCTCAACCTGGATCAGGTTATGAGTGTCAAACGCAAGGGAAATAGTACGGTTACGATTTTTCCGGACTGGTGTAAGGGGTGCGGTATATGCGCGGCCTTCTGTCCGGCAAAGGTCATGGAATTAAACGAGCAGGGCAAGGCGGTTGTTGTCCGGGAAAAAGAATGTATTAATTGCGGGTTCTGTGAATTACACTGTCCTGATTTCGCAATTATGGTTCGTCCCAAGGTAGATGAGGAAATTCCTGCGGTATGCAGGGCTGTTCTTGAAAAAGCCGCCCAGAAAACTGCGAATGCTGAGGCTGCCGGCGGTACTGAGAAAAAGTCCGAATCCGGTAAAAATAAGGGGTAAGGTGAATTTCCATGGCCAGACCTAGAAAAAAAAGAAATAAAGAGATTTTCGCTCTTGGCAATGAGGCTGTCGTCGAAGGTGCGCTTCTGGCGGGCTGTACTTTTTACGGTGGTTATCCGATTACTCCTTCTTCAGAAATTATGGAGATAATGGCTCAGAAGTTACCGATGATTCCCAACGGCGCTTTCATTCAGATGGAAGATGAAATCGGCGGACTCGGTTCGGTAATAGGTGCGTCATTGGCCGGCAGAAAAGCAATGACTGCCACCTCCGGTCCCGGTTTTTCACTCATGCAGGAGCATCTGGGGTACGGGTGCATCACAGAGACTCCGCTTGTTATAGTCAATGTTATGCGTGGTGGTCCCAGTACCGGGTTGCCTACTTCCCCCGCTCAGGGTGATGTGCAGCAGGCACGGTGGGGAACCCACGGCGATCATTCCATCATTGTTCTTTCAGCTTCAAATGTTCAGGAATGCCTTGATAATACCATTGAGGCTTTTAACCTAGCGGAAAAATATCGTACTCCGGTAATTCTTCTTATAGATGAAATTACCGCCCACACACGGGAGAAAATCATCATCCCCAATGAGGATGAATATGATGTCTTCAACCGTATTGTCCCGACCATGCCTCCAGAATGGTACAAGCCTTATGAAGAGACTGTGCGCGGGGTTCCGCCAATGCCTTCAATCGGCTCCGGATATCGTTTTCATGTGACAGGACTGACCCATGATACTAACGGTTTCCCCACTTCGCGACCGGATGAGGTCCGTGAGCTTAATGAACGTCTTTTCCGCAAGATTGATCAGTTCCTGCACGATGTGCAACTGGTTGACGAAGTGGAAACAGCAGATGCTGATGTGGCGGTTATAGCTTATGGAACAGTGGCCCGTTCTGCTGAACTGGCAGTTAAGCAGGCGCGTGAATTGGGTGTAAAGGCTGGGCTGCTCAAGCTTTCAACCCTGTTCCCATATCCGAGGAAAGCTACTGAAAAACTCATGGCCAAGGCCCATACGATCATAGTTCCGGAAATGAATATGGGACAGATCTCAAGGGAAGTGAAAAGGGTCAATAATGGTCAGGTCAGAGTACGGACCATCAATAAGGTGGATGGGCAGATAATTACCCCCGCCGAAATCCTCAAAGTCTTAACACGGGTGTAGTCATGGACGATATGAAAGGTACACAGCTCATTCATGAGTACTTAAGGCATAATAAAAAATTCCCACATGTATTCTGTGCCGGTTGCGGACATGGAATAGTGCTCGGCTCACTTATCCGGGCGATTCACGGTCTCGGACTTTCCAAGGATGAAGTATGTGTGGTTGCCGGTATTGGTTGTTCCGGAAGGCTGGCGGCATATGTTGATTTTAACACCGTGCATACCACGCATGGTCGTGCACTTACTTTTGCCACCGGAATCAAGATGGCCAAGCCGAACATGCACGTGATCGTGGTCATGGGTGATGGCGATTCCATGGCAATCGGCGGTAACCATCTTATACATGCAGCACGCAGAAATATCGGTGTTACCGCGTTGATCCTGAACAATAACATTTATGGTATGACCGGCGGACAGTGTTCACCGACTACTCCGGCAGGTTCTTTTTCCATGACCACTCCGGCCGGGCAGATGGAACAGAGTTTTGATTGTGTGGAGCTCTGCACCGCAGCCAAGGCAAATTACGTGGCCCGTGGAACTGTCTTCCATGTGAAGAAGCTGGATCAGATGATCATGGACGGAATCAGCACGCCTGGATTCGGGGTAGTGGAGATTCTTACTCCCTGCCATACGCAGTATGGACGTAAAAACAAGTACAGAACCCCTGTTGATATGTACAAAATGCTCAAGAAGGACGTTATTGATCGTGATCGCTACGATAAGCTCAGCGATGCGGAAAAAGCTACTAAGGTTCCTTCTGGTGTTTTTGTGCGTAAAGATGAACCCGGCCTTGAAGAAAAATTTTATGAGATGGCCGCAAATTGTCAGGGAGGTCTCTAATGAAAAATCAACCTCTGGACAGATTTGAAATTCGTCTTTCCGGTCTTGGTGGACAGGGAATTCTGACACTGGGCAAGGTTATGGGGTCCGGCCTTGCGCTTGGACATGGGTATTCCGTTACGCAGACACAAAGTTACGGCCCGGAAGCACGAGGCGGGGCCAGTCGTTCCGATCTCGTTATCAGCTCGGGTAAGATCAGTTATCCTAAAGCAGAATCTTTGGACCTGCTGATCGCTTTGAGTCAGGAAGCATGCAACATGTATTACCGGAATCTGAAACCCGGCGGCCTGCTCATGATTGAGACCGATCTGGTTAAGCAGCCTCCGGTGAATCAGTTTATCGGCTTGCCTTTTACCAAGCTTGCAAAAGATAAACTGGGGCTGGTCCAGGCGATGAATACCATCGTTCTAGGTGCCGCAACTTATCTGCTGCCTTTTGCGCAGCAACGGACTATGCGTAAAAACCTTGAGGAGATACTTCCCGAAAAAATCAGGCCGATTAATGTGAAAGCATTCAATATGGGATTTCGTGAGGCCAAGAAAAATTTCGGGGATCCGGAAGAACTCTGGCGGTCCAACTCAGTTGTCGTTTCAGATGAGGAAGATTACGATTCCATATAGACTTTGATAAGATGGTAAAATAAAAAAACTCCGGCTCTGGTCGGAGTTTTTTTTATTTATAAATAAATAAAGAGTCAGAGGTCCGGTTGAAGGTCTCTATTTCTTCCTGCTGTTCGGGACTTAGATTCTCGGCATCCCATCTTTTACAGATTTCCTGCGGCTCACGTGCTCTGTTGCGGACTCTGATGACTGCGAGGCTGCGTTTTCCTGTAGGAATGAATGTGGTGCGTACAAGATGGCAGTCAATGTGTGCTGTATAGCAATTGATATTTGGTTCATCACTTAAGCAGGAGCCGACGGAGACTGTTGACCAGTCACCGATATCAGGCATATCCACCGAGGCGCTGCGGTTAAGGATCAGCCGGACAGTGGCGGTGCAGTTTTTATTGTCAAAGTAGAAGTCCTGATTGGTGATGGACCGGAAATAGCGTTCGTCACTTCCGTCGGGGCTGAGTTTTGATGAAACCATGAGCGCTTTTGGTGTGGTGATGTAATGGGAATTAAATGGAATAGGAAAGGGTTGTCCCGGTATTTGATTAGAACCGGAACAACCCATTGTAAGTAATGCCAGCATACTTAAAGCCGTGCAGAGGAGAGGCTTGATAGCGCCTTTTCCAATGTGCTTAAGTTCCTGCATATCTATTTTTTCTTTTTTGAACCTGCGTACTTTTTGACGTCAATATTGTATTTTTTAACTTTATAGTTGACGATACGATAACTGACTCGCAGATCACGCGCAGCCTGCAGCATGTTGCCGCGCGCTTTTTTCAGTGAGTCTACCAGAAGTTCCTGCTCGAATTTGGCTACAGCCTCACCAAATGAAAGGGAGGTGTCAGTCGCAGTGGATTCGGCTGTCTGCAGAGTCGGGGGCAGGTGGTAGGTCCTTATTACCTCTTCCTCACAGATCAGAACAGCACGCTCGATGCAGTTTTTAAGCTCACGAACGTTTCCAGGCCAATGGTACTGGGTGAAAAGGTCAATTGCCGGGCTGGATATGCGTTTAATTTCTTTACCGTACTCTTCGGAGAACATAGCCAGAAATTTTTCAGCCAGCGGCAGAATATCTTCACGGCGTTCACGCAGGTGCGGAATGAAAATAGGAAAGACATTGATGCGGTAGAAAAGGTCTTCCCTGAATTTACCTTCACTTAGCAGAGCCTCAAGAGGCTGGTGCGTCGCGCAGATAAGGCGTACGTCAACTGCGATTGGCTGCTCGGAACCTACGCGCTGAATTTCCTTTTCCTGAATGGCACGCAGAACCTTGGCCTGTGCGTCAAGGGAAAGTTCGCCAATTTCATCAAGGAACAGGGTTCCGTTATTGGCTATTTCAAAAAGACCCCGTTTATTTTGGTAAGCACCGGTGAAAGCACCTTTCTGGTGCCCGAAGAGCTCACTTTCAACGAGTTCGGCAGGCAGGGCCGCGCAATTCAATTTAACCAGCGGTTTGTCCCGTCTGGGGCTGCAGGCGTGAATTGCTTCGGCGAGAAGTTCCTTACCTGTTCCAGATTCACCTCGCAGCAGTGCTGTAGCGCGGCTGGGGCCTACCTGACGGGCCTGCCGGAGTACCTGCTTCATGCTTTTCGAGGTCGCCACGAAATCTGCCGGCGGCGGCACATCAACTGATCCGGGCATCATGCCCTGAGACAGCATCTGGGCCTGAAGTGTCATTTCTTCCTGCAGGCGCGAGACCTGATTGGAGATAAGTGCAGCAACTACTTCGAGAAACTGCTTGTGTTCCATCAGATCACTTATGGGCAGGATGGGGGAGTCAACACTAAGCGCGCCGAGGACTTCCTGATTGCCGTCGGAATCAGTACTCTTGATAGGTACGCAAATGAAAGACAGTTTTTTCTGTTCTTCCTCGGATCTGTTGAACGCTTTATTCAGCAGTTCGTCGTCTTCCGACATTCTGGGAATGATTACTGACTCACCTGTTTCGTAAACCCTGCCCACAATACCTTTGCCTGGTGCGTATGTAGCGGTATAGTCTTTTGCCGGGCTGTGGGTGATGGAAAGTTTCAGCTTTTCAGATTCCGTGTCCATAATGGCCAGGAATGCGCGCGGGAAGTGGAGATCTTTGGACAGAACTTCAAGAATAGCATTGAGGCTGGGTTCCAAATCGTGATGGGGAGCTACAGAATCAAGAATCTCGTTCAAAGTTGAAAGATAGATATTGTCCACTCGTTCCGTCAGTCCGTTTCTAGTCATTTTTTTACTCATGCCGTCCAGGCTGTTTTAGATTTCAGCTTTCTCGGAGCGGCTGTGCTCCGTGGTTCCGGCCTAAAATTTAATTGGCGCTCCGGGAGTTTCCTCCCGAAATGATATATTGTGTCAATTCGGCAGCCGCATGATGAGCACGCGGCTGCCGTTATTTTATTCAGCTACAGCATTAACCCCGAGCTCTAGTGCCTTCAGGTTGATATCCGCTATTTTCGGCTTCATGGCTGATTTTATTGTTTCAGCCAACTGTTCCGGCTTAAGGGGGATACATCCAGTGGCACAGAGTGCACCGAGTAGAGCGATGTTTCCGCTCTGCACCGCTCCGGCTTTAATGCCTAAGCTCTGGCAGGGCAGATAATATGCCTTACCGGCACAGGCATTAACTTTCTCCTTGATTACTTCAAGGGGGGTGTTTTCTGCTTTTCCGGTGCATACGGATAAGGGCAGGACATATTCAGTGCTGGAAAGCACTGTCCCGCCGGGTTTGAGATAGGGAAGGGCGCGCAAAGTTTCCAGCGGTTCAAAACCGAGGATTACGTCAGCTTCGCCATGTCCTATTTTAGGAGAGGCCAAACCGATAAGCAGTGCGGATTCGACAACTCCTCCGCGCTGGGCCATTCCGTGAATTTCGCCGGCAGTGACATCAATACCGCAGTCAAGAACTGCCTGAGCGAGAAGATTGGTGGCTGTCAGGGTGCCCTGTCCGCCGACCCCGGTCATGAATATACGCAACCTGTTTGTCATTAGCTGCTCCTTTTCCGGGCTTTAATATCTTTGGTCAGTTGCAGGCAGAGCATGCAGCCGGAGCAAAGTATTTCGTTGATTTCTACGCCATCAGCATTTTTTTCAAATGCGGGACAGGCCAGCTCTTCCATCACTTTAATGACTTCATCGCTTTGGTTTGCCACATAAGCGGTACGGCCGGGCCCTTTCTTCAGGGTCTTGCGGGCAAAAAGCGGGCAGGGATCTTTAGCAATGAGGACTCTAACGCCGCTCATAGCTTTAAGTTCCTCAAGATCTTTAGTGATGGCTTTCTGGTTCAGCGGGCTCACTGTACGGACTTCGTTAACTCCGCAGCCTTTAACGATAGCTTCCATATCAATCTGAGCGGGGTTGGACCCGATTGCGGTCATTTCAACGCCGGGGTTGGGCTGGTGCCCGGTCATGGCTGTCGTGGAGTTATCAAGTATTACCAGCAGTATGTTGTGCTGGTTGAAGACTGCGTTAACCAGACCGGTTATTCCGGAATGGAAGAAAGTGGAGTCTCCGATGAAACCAACGACGGTCTGCCCGGCCGCCATTGCTGCACCTGAACCAGCCGAGACGGAGGAACCCATACAGAGCAGGAAGTCGGCGGCATTAAGCGGCGGCAGGATGCCGAGGGTGTAACATCCGATATCGGAAGAACATATGGCCTCGGGACCGAAAACTTTTTTTACGGCATAATAGGCTGCGCGATGAGTACATCCTGCGCAGAGGTTCGGGGGACGGGTCGGAAGTCCTTCTTCAGCTTCACAGCTTTTAGGCTTCTCGGCTTCCATTCCCAGAACTTCGCGGATAACCGCTGTGATATTCAGGGTGGAGTATTCATCGTTAAGCGGCAGCAGCGCGTTATCCTTTCCGATAATCTGCACTGTGCTGGAGTTTTTTTGAGCCAGAATTCGCAGTTCATTTTCAAGGAAAGGCTCAAGTTCTTCCAGAACAACGACTTTTTCCACAGAGGAGATGAAGTCGCCGAGCATTTTGGAAGGCAGCGGATAAGTGAAGCCCAGCTCAAGAATTTTGAATTTGTCGGCAAGGCCGGTATCAGCCAGAGCGTCTGCCAGATAAGCGCGACAGATGCCGGAAGCAACGATACCGATTTTTCCGGAACCGGAAATTTTGTTGTACTTTGAGGTCTCGGCCATTTCACGCAGCTTTTCAAGCTTTTCAAGGAGCTTGACGTGCATTGTGCGGGCAAAAGCCGGGATCGGGACAAACTGCGCGGGATTTTTTTTGAATCCTTCAGCCGGAGCGAGTTTTGCTACTTCACCATATTCAACAGGGCCGCGAAGATGGTTGACACGGGTGGTGGTGCGCAGCAGAACCGGGGCGGACATTTCGCGGGACATATTAAGCGCGTCGCGAGT is a window of Maridesulfovibrio sp. DNA encoding:
- the iorA gene encoding indolepyruvate ferredoxin oxidoreductase subunit alpha — its product is MAHPLLKDSPGMKKLLLGNEAIVRGAIEAGIQVVTCYPGTPSSEVPDTFFRLSPEGDYAFEYSVNEKVALEVGGGATLAGAMTLTTMKHVGVNVAADPLMTLAYTGTPGGMVLLSADDPGCHSSQNEQDNRYYARLAGMPCFEPATAQEAKDMTRDALNMSREMSAPVLLRTTTRVNHLRGPVEYGEVAKLAPAEGFKKNPAQFVPIPAFARTMHVKLLEKLEKLREMAETSKYNKISGSGKIGIVASGICRAYLADALADTGLADKFKILELGFTYPLPSKMLGDFISSVEKVVVLEELEPFLENELRILAQKNSSTVQIIGKDNALLPLNDEYSTLNITAVIREVLGMEAEKPKSCEAEEGLPTRPPNLCAGCTHRAAYYAVKKVFGPEAICSSDIGCYTLGILPPLNAADFLLCMGSSVSAGSGAAMAAGQTVVGFIGDSTFFHSGITGLVNAVFNQHNILLVILDNSTTAMTGHQPNPGVEMTAIGSNPAQIDMEAIVKGCGVNEVRTVSPLNQKAITKDLEELKAMSGVRVLIAKDPCPLFARKTLKKGPGRTAYVANQSDEVIKVMEELACPAFEKNADGVEINEILCSGCMLCLQLTKDIKARKRSS
- a CDS encoding sigma 54-interacting transcriptional regulator; this translates as MTRNGLTERVDNIYLSTLNEILDSVAPHHDLEPSLNAILEVLSKDLHFPRAFLAIMDTESEKLKLSITHSPAKDYTATYAPGKGIVGRVYETGESVIIPRMSEDDELLNKAFNRSEEEQKKLSFICVPIKSTDSDGNQEVLGALSVDSPILPISDLMEHKQFLEVVAALISNQVSRLQEEMTLQAQMLSQGMMPGSVDVPPPADFVATSKSMKQVLRQARQVGPSRATALLRGESGTGKELLAEAIHACSPRRDKPLVKLNCAALPAELVESELFGHQKGAFTGAYQNKRGLFEIANNGTLFLDEIGELSLDAQAKVLRAIQEKEIQRVGSEQPIAVDVRLICATHQPLEALLSEGKFREDLFYRINVFPIFIPHLRERREDILPLAEKFLAMFSEEYGKEIKRISSPAIDLFTQYHWPGNVRELKNCIERAVLICEEEVIRTYHLPPTLQTAESTATDTSLSFGEAVAKFEQELLVDSLKKARGNMLQAARDLRVSYRIVNYKVKKYNIDVKKYAGSKKKK
- a CDS encoding 2-oxoacid:acceptor oxidoreductase subunit alpha translates to MARPRKKRNKEIFALGNEAVVEGALLAGCTFYGGYPITPSSEIMEIMAQKLPMIPNGAFIQMEDEIGGLGSVIGASLAGRKAMTATSGPGFSLMQEHLGYGCITETPLVIVNVMRGGPSTGLPTSPAQGDVQQARWGTHGDHSIIVLSASNVQECLDNTIEAFNLAEKYRTPVILLIDEITAHTREKIIIPNEDEYDVFNRIVPTMPPEWYKPYEETVRGVPPMPSIGSGYRFHVTGLTHDTNGFPTSRPDEVRELNERLFRKIDQFLHDVQLVDEVETADADVAVIAYGTVARSAELAVKQARELGVKAGLLKLSTLFPYPRKATEKLMAKAHTIIVPEMNMGQISREVKRVNNGQVRVRTINKVDGQIITPAEILKVLTRV
- a CDS encoding 2-oxoacid:acceptor oxidoreductase family protein, whose product is MKNQPLDRFEIRLSGLGGQGILTLGKVMGSGLALGHGYSVTQTQSYGPEARGGASRSDLVISSGKISYPKAESLDLLIALSQEACNMYYRNLKPGGLLMIETDLVKQPPVNQFIGLPFTKLAKDKLGLVQAMNTIVLGAATYLLPFAQQRTMRKNLEEILPEKIRPINVKAFNMGFREAKKNFGDPEELWRSNSVVVSDEEDYDSI
- a CDS encoding 2-oxoacid:ferredoxin oxidoreductase subunit beta encodes the protein MDDMKGTQLIHEYLRHNKKFPHVFCAGCGHGIVLGSLIRAIHGLGLSKDEVCVVAGIGCSGRLAAYVDFNTVHTTHGRALTFATGIKMAKPNMHVIVVMGDGDSMAIGGNHLIHAARRNIGVTALILNNNIYGMTGGQCSPTTPAGSFSMTTPAGQMEQSFDCVELCTAAKANYVARGTVFHVKKLDQMIMDGISTPGFGVVEILTPCHTQYGRKNKYRTPVDMYKMLKKDVIDRDRYDKLSDAEKATKVPSGVFVRKDEPGLEEKFYEMAANCQGGL
- a CDS encoding indolepyruvate oxidoreductase subunit beta, coding for MTNRLRIFMTGVGGQGTLTATNLLAQAVLDCGIDVTAGEIHGMAQRGGVVESALLIGLASPKIGHGEADVILGFEPLETLRALPYLKPGGTVLSSTEYVLPLSVCTGKAENTPLEVIKEKVNACAGKAYYLPCQSLGIKAGAVQSGNIALLGALCATGCIPLKPEQLAETIKSAMKPKIADINLKALELGVNAVAE
- a CDS encoding 4Fe-4S dicluster domain-containing protein; this translates as MSVKRKGNSTVTIFPDWCKGCGICAAFCPAKVMELNEQGKAVVVREKECINCGFCELHCPDFAIMVRPKVDEEIPAVCRAVLEKAAQKTANAEAAGGTEKKSESGKNKG